The stretch of DNA agtggactctTCCAACTGGTTGTGAATAGTCATCAGGGCCGTCGATGGAGGGGGCCGAGGTGGGCGACCGCCCAGGGCCCCCAAATATTTGGGGCCCCTAATCACTAAGTATTAGTCTATTAGCTGTAGGTTTAAAATCAGGAAAAATAAAGCTCATGAGCCCATTCACCCAAAACAACATGTATAACAGGCCCATGAGGTCTAGAGAATCGATCAATCGATCTTTTCTCTGTCATAGTGCATTGATTGCTAACAGGCCCCAACAACGCCCGTTGGTTTTGCTTCCTCCGACCGCCCACCAGAGACTACGGTGCCAGATCTACCTGAATGCCTGCCTGCTTCGGCATTCGTCGATCGCCCACGGCCTGTCAATTACGAGCGCCATCACCTCTGGTCTTCCACTATCAGGTAATAAGTTCATTTGTTTTGATTAGGTTAGGTGGGAAGTGCCGAACGAGGCTAGATTTAGGACACAATTAAGTTTGAACTCAGTAGTTCTTGATTTTTTTGGTTGTTGGAAAATCATCATATATGTATTGTGTGATTATTTAGTTCGACCCTAATGTAAATTTAGGGTCCTATTTTGATTTTTGCCTCGGGGCCCCAAATTTTTTGAGACGGCCCTGATAGTCATCCCATAGGAACATCCCCGAACACGGCCTGGACCCAACCAACCAATAGATTCCCTTCGGTTCTACCCGACACGCACGATTCCCCCTCCAAGTGACGGCGGGACAACCGTCCATGGAGGGGGGCAACACCTCGGAGACCCAAGACGGGCGTCTATGCATGCCACATCACTTTCACGCACGCATCGGGACCCGGTACGGTGTTTCGGTGGCATAGCTACACCTCGAAGCCCCACTGACCGGACTAACCCTAGCCTCATTGACCAGGAGATCTAGGCCTTTGACTTTCTCCtggcgggctttgaccagtggactctTCCACTGGTTGCGATAGGTCAGCCCATAGAAACATCCCCGAACATGGCCTGGACCCAACCCACcactagattccctccggttcTACCCGACGCGCATGACTCCCCCTCGAAGTGATGGCGGCACTGCCGTCCGTGAAGGGGGGGCACACCTCAAAGCCCAAGAAGGGCGTCTACGCATGTTACAACACATTCACACACGCATCATGTCCTGGTGCGAGATTATGATAAGAAAATCATTTAAAAGTTATCCAAATCTAGTGAAGTATCAATTACTTGTGATTTTTACTAAGTATAAGGACCTATATGCAAAATTACATGAAGTTACATTTTAAAATACTCAAAAGTAAAAACAAACAGGatattcataatctatggaaaaTTCTGCCCcaatttcatatataatttgtgtaTGTTTAAGTTTATATAAATTAGATTTAAATTAATCAAATCTAAAGTTTAATAAAAAAAATGCAAAATGAGAAataaaaaacatataatatatatGCCGACGGTATCCCCATCGGCATAGAAAGCCCACGTGATTTTTTGCGAATAAAAAAAATGTACAAGCTATGCCAACGGCCTCcgtcagggccgtcggcatagaggtgACGGCGTCAACCCTCCGTTTGGACCTGGGTCGGCGGACCCACCTGTGTGCCGACGGCGGCTCTATGCCGACAGCCCCGTCGGCATAGTGGAATATACATCGACGGCcttcctatgccgacggcccccgtcggcatagaggTTTGCCGACGGCTTTAGTACGCCTACGGTCTTTCCGCGGCCGTCGGCATACCACCATCTATGCCgatgggggccgtcggcatagagaagGTCGTCGACAGCGGCCATTATTCTGGTAGTGCCACTTCCCTGGTCAGCATAAAATGCCGCATCAAAGTTTACTTTAACCTGTCCTTCAGTCGGTCTAGTCCATGCTGCAGCCGTAGGTTGCCCACCGGGTGCCTCCGATGTACCCCCGGCCCTCCTGAAATCATCACACAGCCTTCGGACATTGTAAGAAATCGCCTCACATGCCTTTACCTTCTCCCCTTGATTTGCTTTGTTCCTGGTGTTCCACCATTCCCAGAGCAGCATGAGCACAAGATCACGTCATGGAGGTGCCAAGGACCACACACGTTCGAAAATCATCATGGGGTTCGCACACTCCAGCAGAGAAATGCGCACATCCTCGAGCTATAACTCTCTCCAGAGGTGCTTGACCTGTTTGCACTTCAGAAACAGATGACCACCATCCTCGTCCATTCTCATGCATACCGGACAACGGGTATCCAACAAGACATGTTTCCTCTTTATGTTCATACGCGTCGGCAGAGAATTATGTGCAAAACGCCACAAAAACATCCGTACTTTGGGTGGGAGCTCCAGCCTCCAGATTTTAGTCCATTTCTGCGCGTCCTTCGGCGTTTCCGCGGCCGACGAGCTTGCATCCCTATTAAGGGCTGCATCTCTCAAATTGATCCCTAAGTGGTATGCTGACTTTACCGAGAAGATCCCCCTCGGATCAAAATGCCAAGCTGGCTGGTCCTCCATCCCACTTCGGACTGGGATCGCAAGGATATCCCTCGCATCTTCAGGACAGAACAGGTCCGAAACTAGTTCCTCATCCCAATTCTCAGTAACTGGGTTCATCAATTCAGAGACTCTGTCAAGCAGCACCCCTGCGCGGTTCGTCCGGGGCCTCCTAGTGCTCCCTCGGGGCAGCCATGGGTCATCCCAAATGCGCACATTGTCCCCCGTACCAATCCTCCACACTATACCTTGCTTAAGTAAATCAATACCTTTCACGATACTTCTCCACGTATATGACATATCTCTTCCGCTACATGCCTTTAGCACCGAGCAGTCCGGGAAGTAGCGAGCCTTCAATActcgcgcacacaaagtgtccggtTCCTGTAATAGCCGCCACCCTTGCCGAGCCAACATCGCTAAGTTAAAAGTATGCAAATCCCTGAACCCCAATCCACCTTCCCTCTTCGGTTTGGTCAATTTATCCCATCCGGTCCAATGACACCGATCCCATTTATCTTGGTTACTCCACCAGTACCGGTTGATGAGAGTACCAATCTCCTCACATAGCTTCTTGGTTATATCAAAACACGACATGGCAAAGGTCGGGATTGCTTGCGCGACTGATTTAACCAAATTTCTTTCCCCGACATTGATAGCAACCTCTCAACCCATCCCTGCATGCGCTGCCATATATTCTGCTTTATGTATTCAAACTCCTGGCTTCTTGCAGCCCCCACAAATATCGGCAGCCCAAGGTATCTACGCCCTTGTGATTCGTGTGAGACCCCCAAAATCTGAAGGACCTCGGCTTTCCTCACTGCACTTGTGCCTTTGCTGAACATAACTGCAGACTTGTTCTTGTTTATCATCTGTCCGGACGGTCCCTCGTATAATGCCAAGATTGCTTGCAGTTTGTGAGCCCCTTGTGTGGTTGCAGATAGTAGCCTGCAACATTTGATTTTGATCCGATTGGCCACATCTTGGGGAAAAACTATACTTTTCTCTACTGTATATGGTACTGGGCCGAAAAGCCCAGATGGATCCAAGCCCAGTTAGAGTCAGCCCAGTTCCCTAGTATTATTGTTGTTATTATCGAAGACTGACTCGACAGAGAAACTACACACCGGAAGAGAGAAACCCCAACGACGACGAGGGAGAGAAGGGAAGGATCTCGTGCAGCTCGGCCATGGCGAACCAGGGATCCAAGAAGATTGTGGAGAGGAACAGGAAGCGCATGGATCTCCTCTGGCGCATAATCCTCGTGTCCAACGTGAGCGGCCCCCCTTCGATTCTCCGTTCCGCCCCCCTCAGATCCGTGGATTACTTGGGACTTTCGTAGATCGTTGCTGCTCGATACTTTGTATTTGACGGAGTTCGACTGATTTTGAGCCTGCCGTAGTGATTCCGCTGAAGCCTACTTAGGACCAGATTAGCTCATCTGTCCTGGAGCAATCGTCTGTACTGTGTAGTCTGCACTCTGGAGTAGTAGTCCGTCTCCATTCCGTCTCTTTTCCGAAAGCGTAGAATTGATTCTTGCATGGCAGTATGTGGTGTTGGGAAGTAAAAATCCAGTAGGAGGGAGGAGCGCTCTGCTGAGAGATGGCTTAATTTTATTCAAGGAATCTCCTGCGCTGCCTTGTTTAGTTTTGTTTAGGACTGCCGAGACTTTGTAGCCTCCTTCTGTGAATTGCATTTGTTGAACCACATGTAAGAGCTACTAGGTGGACTTCTGGATGTATGCCATCAACTAAtctagttatataattttgctgacAATCTGACAGATTTAGCCATTTTGAGTTCGAGGACTAGTTCATCTGTTCATGTGTAACTTTTGCTCCCTTGCAGGTTATTTACATAGTAGTGAGGATGGCTGTAATGTACTCTTCTTTCACCTGGAAGCATTGGATTGGCCTCGTGGTGACATCTGCTGCATACTTTCTTTCATACAAGCAACTCGCTAGTATGACAAAGCCCGAATATTCTGACGCGGACAATCGTGAACTTCTGAGTTCGGGTTATGACTTGGCCACCGGTGGGCTTTCCGAGTAAGGAACTGCATGATGGTGTAATTCTTAGCTTTGATCATTGTACTTGATGACAAATCACTGATTAGAGGATTACATAGTCTATGGCTCTCAGCTTCCTTAGAAATAATTTACAGTACCAACTTTAAATGTACAttgataactactccctccgtcccacgatataagatcgtttttcaagcctcatattatgggacggagggagtaaaacatAAAGGGGCATACTAGTGAGTTTTGTTGAAAATTACTAGCATGGGCCATACTAACTACTAAATCATGAACATGTGAAAATTATAGTTGAAAAAAATGAGAAGTTGGGGAATTGCTATTTTCCACTGGAGGATTATGTGAACTTGTATATGTGGTGCTTCTTTTCTTTCTTATAACTCAGTTACAAACTGTTTGCTGCATCTTTACCTGCAGATATATAGAGGATGTGATATACATCACAGCATTTGTGCAGCTTACGTCCATTATTTCTGGAAAATTTTGGTGGACATATCTGGTGGTAAGATATGCACGACCTGGGACTTCATACTGTATTCTTGTTTACCATAGCAATTCATTGCTGTCCTGCTAAAATCACCCTAAGGTTCCTTTTTCTTAATAAAGAGCATATTAAATGTAAGGTACAAAAACCTGCTTATTGTGTAATCCCGACTCCAAAAGCAAGGTGCACACGCTTTTCGAGATTCAAGTTTGGCGTGAATTTAACCAATAAAATGTGGGTTATGTGTCATTATACCATTTAATTCGTATTTGAAAGAACTTTTCTAATGGCATAATTTTAGGTTACATGACATGTATATTATTGGTCTAATTGATGGTCAAAGTTAAATctcgaaaagtatgcacgcccactTTGTGGAGTTGGAGGGAGTAGTTATCTTACAAGATGGACCTTGGAAGGAAATAATTTATCATTTTTGATCCTTTTTTT from Triticum dicoccoides isolate Atlit2015 ecotype Zavitan chromosome 6A, WEW_v2.0, whole genome shotgun sequence encodes:
- the LOC119317330 gene encoding transmembrane protein 208 homolog, which codes for MANQGSKKIVERNRKRMDLLWRIILVSNVIYIVVRMAVMYSSFTWKHWIGLVVTSAAYFLSYKQLASMTKPEYSDADNRELLSSGYDLATGGLSEYIEDVIYITAFVQLTSIISGKFWWTYLVIPAFGGYKIFFLLKGTFFGGGSEGEVEDEKSRKKREKMEKKASRGKMVKTRTR